From a region of the Solanum stenotomum isolate F172 chromosome 2, ASM1918654v1, whole genome shotgun sequence genome:
- the LOC125855769 gene encoding uncharacterized protein LOC125855769 produces the protein MKKGANGVPLVPKERKEWDVANKLAIQNNVKAKKILICGIGLLDEYNRISSCEDEKSIWETLHTAHEGTTQVKKSKIDNLNRQYELFRMMEGETIQDMHTRFTAIINEIYSLGEVIPNKKAVRKLLSVLPESWKSKVEAITKARDLDKLAMDDLIENLITYEL, from the coding sequence ATGAAGAAGGGAGCTAATGGAGTCCCCCTGGTAccaaaggaaagaaaagaatgGGATGTTGCAAACAAACTCGCCATTCAAAATAATGTCAAAGCTAAAAAGATCCTAATTTGCGGCATAGGATTACTAGATGAGTACAATAGGATTTCATCATGTGAGGATGAAAAGTCGATTTGGGAAACTCTACACACTGCACACGAAGGAACAACTCAGGTTAAGAAATCTAAAATTGACAACTTGAACAGACAATATGAACTGTTCAGAATGATGGAGGGAGAAACAATTCAAGATATGCACACCAGGTTCACTGCAATCATCAATGAGATTTACTCGTTAGGAGAAGTAATCCCAAACAAAAAGGCTGTTAGAAAGCTCTTAAGTGTTCTACCAGAATCGTGGAAAAGTAAAGTAGAAGCCATCACTAAAGCACGTGATCTAGACAAACTGGCTATGGATGATCTTATTGAAAATCTCATCACATATGAATTATAG